A region from the Osmerus eperlanus chromosome 11, fOsmEpe2.1, whole genome shotgun sequence genome encodes:
- the LOC134028881 gene encoding TLC domain-containing protein 3A-like, which produces MLTSIACGAVFFPGLYAICRKWLKSTFSKWNDADVVIVSERLLSLVHATIASTAGIIVVTSCHNVMTDRHWLANDFVCFGAPYMAYDLYAMYLSHWHSLRVRGQEVRGHSLHTVWSFLLRDRLMVLHHLALLFVFLPVTLFLRRGLGDFFVGCLLTTELSTPFVSLGKILIQLGLQDGHLHQANGMLVLLSFLCCRILLFPYMYLAYGRQHGLPLLSVPLHLPLHCNIGNLAILAPQIYWFYLLCRKARRLYLRQTKPSDPSDLTHRSTTQ; this is translated from the exons ATGTTGACTTCCATTGCCTGCGGAGCTGTGTTCTTCCCTGGACTCTATGCAATTTGTAGAAAATGGCTAAAATCAACTTTCAGTAAATGGAATGACGCCGACGTGGTCATTGTTAGTGAAAG ACTGCTTTCCTTGGTGCACGCGACAATTGCTTCCACCGCTGGAATTATCGTCGTTACGTCTTGTCATAACGTCATGACCGACAG ACATTGGCTGGCGAATGactttgtgtgttttggggccCCTTACATGGCCTATGATCTGTATGCCATGTACTTGAGCCACTGGCACAGCCTGAGAGTAAGAGgtcaggaggtcaggggtcactcaCTACACACTGTCTGGAGCTTCCTCCTCAGGGACCGCCTCATGGTCCTTCATCACTTGGCACTGCTCTTCGTCTTCTTGCCCGTCACACTG TTCCTCAGGAGAGGGCTAGGAGACTTCTTCGTTGGCTGTTTGTTAACCACAGAGTTGAGCACTCCttttgtgtccctgggaaagaTCCTTATCCAG CTTGGTCTGCAGGATGGCCATCTCCACCAGGCCAATGGGatgttggtgttgctgagcttcCTGTGCTGCCGCATCTTGCTCTTCCCCTACATGTACCTGGCCTACGGCCGCCAGCACGGCCTGCCCCTGCTCTCCGTGccccttcacctgcctctgcaCTGTAACATAGGCAACCTGGCCATCCTGGCGCCACAGATCTACTGGTTCTATCTGCTGTGTCGCAAAGCCCGGAGACTCTACCTGCGCCAGACCAAACCAAGCGATCCCAGTGATCTGACGCATAGGAGCACAACACAGTAG
- the gemin4 gene encoding gem-associated protein 4, whose translation MILAGDRKKKIMDRNPTMDQESWLSCEKTAQLQGGFLLANKLCEPASLGSLEKQHWGRVGQPILQAVSEVCRQEQRGSRQQESVHWKKRLLCVVWSKLLASESGEDVERGWRENPLFPVQSSLPEVNSVVLLEITKALKAAPLYAGLLLGLAPERQSLELERLVQHVTCCPTPEDGWLLLQVWRELWRAGGEGAEDDLNRVFAEQCARLPNPPSDLPSQAAKRFKLDPEKPPPPAQSSSATSVLAILLQAMEDMRHYFLTSDLCFSGLSILLDSLSTCYLRESAPLPAPIWLQHLTRAVALREMQDGSESCELVQVVREAQTDMRAAFSPSRFKECGLGLGRLLGAVSELLLTWDSLLKTDSSSPSPSALKLQASLMRTLESLSQSDTRTQADTQALKDFQKQLTEVLENLSLPKPESTLAEQARVALVMLEHRLEGNEELAAMLAAELSWSPGEEEWISCLERNKMAFQQTALVMKLVSTLVATCQRSSDAGHSRRLKNLILDIFSQLPLADKNTALAEILICSSRGLHGVLPPTLSQDFPQELNMAFNCLTQGGVASEQDNVSAAVVAVARVAFQNPEATLERCCRMALCHRGGHTLLANILCQLPGLKGGARDGGRGLLLCCLEKAVGSRLASAQEEEQLLHFLLALMTPCVTQSPENVQSFLSPQEVVCAFVLPHLSSSSCGPISLELGLRLLLSTLSLPLQDTSPHWLLGCSPFPLLLILSQQLNLATQCWEEPAGISMEAKELLVSVLVVLGPVLGREVASVPATWSRALSWLYNKVQNLDWTVRLYLKPVWGEHFKMEVPSSLLAVCELGERDWAGLDLAQYSQGTGLLAWLECCALSDSLQDTMLACLDLDQKQPHHVSMFSKGMLVGLVQMLPWSTAGEWRRLLRALRELLVSGRLHVPYSLEYVDFLPLMDLRPFSCQLRLSVLLLRVLQLLCGSSCSDWLPAHGWAHVGRLYASAMRELVEELRVLLPTSTHTATPKVAAPSDSSPATSPKDLPPSPVQPTSPCPAQSQPGDRPQEVLFVLTQLFCHVQHIQVMMSEAAEGPSEPLFLVALEILSQYEAVLAAFPTSSSPLERDNTLLFLSTITDNLQEKEMKSVLHQKISQVLSS comes from the exons ATGATATTAGCCGGTGaccgaaaaaaaaaaatcatggaTCGAAACCCAACAATGGATCAAG AGTCGTGGCTGAGCTGTGAGAAAACTGCACAGCTACAGGGAGGCTTTCTGCTGGCTAACAAGCTGTGTGAGCCAGCCAGCCTGGGCAGCCTGGAGAAGCAGCACTGGGGAAGGGTGGGCCAGCCCATCCTGCAAGCTGTCAGCGAGGTGTGCAGGCAGGAGCAGAGAGGCAGTCGTCAACAGGAATCCGTACACTGGAAGAAgaggctgctgtgtgtggtTTGGAGTAAGCTGCTGGCCAGTGAGAGTGGGGAGGATGTGGagcgaggctggagagagaaccCCTTGTTCCCCGTCCAGAGCAGTCTTCCAGAGGTGAACTCTGTGGTGCTTCTGGAGATCACCAAGGCCCTAAAGGCCGCTCCTCTCTACGCCGGCCTGCTGCTGGGCCTGGCCCCTGAACGACAGTCCCTGGAGCTGGAAAGGCTGGTCCAACACGTGACCTGCTGCCCCACCCCGGAGGACGGCTGGCTGctactgcaggtctggagggagctctggagggctgggggggagggggcagaagaTGACCTGAACAGAGTGTTTGCCGAGCAGTGTGCACGCCTTCCCAATCCCCCCTCTGACCTCCCCTCTCAGGCTGCCAAGAGATTCAAGTTAGACCCAGAAaagccaccaccaccagcacaatCATCATCAGCCACTAGTGTGCTGGCTATTCTTCTCCAGGCAATGGAGGACATGAGACATTActtcctgacctctgacctgtgtttCTCTGGCTTGTCAATCCTCCTGGACTCTCTGTCCACCTGCTACCTGAGGGAAtctgcacccctccctgcccccattTGGCTGCAGCACCTGACCAGGGCCGTGGCCctcagagagatgcaggatgGATCGGAGAGCTGTGAGCTAGTCCAGGTGGTTCGTGAGGCCCAGACAGACATGCGTgctgctttctctccctcccgatTCAAGGAGTGtggcctggggctgggccgCCTGCTAGGGGCCGTGTCAGAGCTGCTGCTTACATGGGACAGCCTGCTGAAGACGGACAGTagcagccccagcccctctgccCTAAAGCTGCAGGCCAGCCTCATGAGGACCCTGGAGTCCCTGTCACAGTCCGACACCAGGacccaggcagacacacaggccttGAAGGACTTTCAGAAGCAGTTGACGGAAGTGTTGGAGAACCTGTCCCTCCCCAAACCAGAGAGCACCCTGGCAGAGCAGGCCAGGGTGGCACTGGTGATGCTGGAGCATCGTTTGGAGGGTAACGAGGAGCTTGCGGCCATGTTGGCTGCAGAGCTGAGCTGGAgtccaggggaggaggagtggatcaGCTGTCTGGAGAGGAACAAAATGGCGTTCCAGCAGACGGCGCTGGTCATGAAGCTGGTCTCCACCCTGGTGGCAACCTGCCAGAGGAGCAGTGATGCCGGCCACAGCAGGAGATTAAAGAACCTCATCCTGGACATCTTCTCCCAGCTGCCCCTGGCTGATAAGAACACAGCGCTGGCTGAGATACTGATCTGTTCCAGCCGGGGGCTCCACGGAGTCCTGCCACCCACCCTGTCCCAGGACTTCCCCCAGGAGCTCAACATGGCCTTCAACTGTCTCACACAGGGGGGTGTGGCCTCAGAGCAGGACAACGTCAGCGCTGCGGTGGTGGCTGTGGCCCGCGTGGCGTTCCAGAACCCTGAGGCCACTCTAGAGCGCTGCTGCCGCATGGCGCTCTGCCACCGTGGAGGCCACACCCTCCTCGCCAATATCCTCTGCCAGCTGCCAGGCCTGAAGGGCGGGGCTAGGGACGGTGGGCGGGGCCTGCTGCTCTGCTGTCTGGAAAAGGCGGTTGGGAGTCGCCTGGCCTCGGcgcaggaagaggagcagctcctccacttcctgcttgCGCTGATGACGCCGTGCGTGACCCAGAGCCCCGAGAACGTGCAGAGCTTCCTGTCTCCACAGGAAGTGGTGTGTGCCTTTGTtcttccacacctctcctcttcctcgtgcGGCCCTATCAGTCTGGAGTTGGGGCTGCGTctgctcctctccaccctctctttgcctctccaGGACACTTCTCCTCATTGGCTACTGGGCTGTTCACCAttcccccttctcctcatcctctcccagcAGCTCAACCTGGCCACGCAATGCTGGGAGGAGCCAGCAGGCATCTCCATGGAGGCCAAGGAGCTGCTGGTCAGTGTGCTGGTTGTTCTGGGGCCAGTGTTGGGCAGGGAGGTGGCCTCTGTCCCAGCCACTTGGTCCAGAGCTCTCTCCTGGCTCTACAACAAGGTTCAAAACCTGGACTGGACTGTGCGCCTCTACCTGAAGCCTGTGTGGGGTGAGCACTTCAAGATGGAGGTTCCGTCCTccctgctggctgtgtgtgagctgggggagagggactgggctgggctggatcTGGCCCAGTACAGCCAGGGCACTGGGTTGCTGGCCTGGCTGGAGTGCTGCGCCCTCTCTGACTCGCTCCAGGACACCATGCTTGCTTGTCTAGATCTAGACCAGAAGCAGCCCCACCACGTCAGCATGTTCAGCAAGGGCATGCTGGTGGGCCTGGTGCAGATGCTTCCCTGGAGCACAgcaggggagtggaggaggctgTTGCGGGCTCTGAGGGAGCTGCTGGTGTCTGGCCGGCTGCACGTGCCCTACAGTCTGGAGTACGTGGACTTCCTTCCCCTGATGGACTTGCGTCCATTCTCCTGTCAGCTGCGCctctctgtgctgctgctgcgaGTCCTGCAACTTCTCTGTGGATCCAGCTGCTCCGATTGGCTGCCGGCCCACGGTTGGGCCCACGTGGGCCGCCTGTATGCGTCTGCTATGAGGGAGCTGGTTGAGGAGCTGAGGGTCCTGCTGCCCACCTCCACTCATACAGCTACACCCAAAGTTGCTGCGCCCTCAGATTCCTCTCCTGCAACCTCCCCAAAGgacttgcccccctcccctgtacaGCCCACTTCCCCATGCCCCGCCCAGAGCCAGCCAGGAGACAGGCCCCAGGAGGTGCTGTTTGTGCTGACGCAGTTGTTCTGCCACGTCCAGCACATCCAGGTGATGATGTCAGAGGCGGCTGAAGGGCCGAGTGAGCCGCTGTTCCTGGTTGCCCTGGAGATCCTGAGCCAGTACGAGGCGGTCTTGGCAGCATTCCCTACCAGCAGCTCACCCTTGGAGAGGGACAacaccctcctctttctctccaccatcACTGATAACTTGCAGGAGAAGGAAATGAAGAGTGTCCTGCATCAGAAGATCTCCCAGGTCTTGTCCTCCTAG
- the dhrs13b.2 gene encoding tapasin-related protein isoform X2 translates to MSSIFNRLIYLFICAAITVGRSGKQVLWLPCQLVEEYVALSKDGHNETHFQYRDAGLQFGHVNDPPLNPQAITFLVTGSKVDLRVHVEGSSDQVQCELRRFIPEVPQVWAGPGARKNDLWFTCTLRHNDGLFTLISHLRHTPVTPPYSSTDRWSPIGDRDTLTTAVALMVLTRSPVMHVGLRAERRLHCQFSVDHRGAQLSVAWILQRRGERSTLFSYASQSGLTQGSGVGMKDLVVGDASLSLPLTKVTSEGTYQCSVSVAPLHANLDITLTIREPPRVSLNLDSTISLVEGEDVKAVCEATGYYPLDVDMEWLRESQEQGLIPEKLQNVLYSSHRHHQEGTYSLSAFFLLKARLQDSGSKYFCRVSHSSLRMPVRKSFTLTVTEPSSWWPVLCLCFILLAVALLCVLLPHLQLSKEKHTKKPY, encoded by the exons ATGAGTTCAATCTTCAATCGTTTAATCTATTTGTTTATCTGTGCAG CGATCACAGTTGGGCGGTCTGGCAAGCAGGTGTTATGGTTGCCGTGTCAGTTGGTGGAGGAGTACGTTGCCTTGAGTAAGGATGGCCACAATGAAACTCACTTCCAGTACAGAGATGCTGGCCTGCAGTTTGGTCACGTTAATGACCCTCCCTTAAACCCCCAGGCCATCACCTTCTTAGTAACAG GTTCTAAGGTGGACCTACGAGTTCACGTGGAAGGGTCAAGTGACCAGGTGCAGTGTGAGCTCCGCAGGTTCATTCCTGAAGTGCCGCAGGTGTGGGCAGGACCAGGGGCCCGAAAGAATGACCTCTGGTTCACCTGCACCCTTCGCCATAACGACGGCCTCTTCACCCTCATCAGCCATCTtagacacacacctgtcacgCCCCCCTATTCTTCGACAGACCGCTGGTCACCCATAGGAGACAGAGATACACTCACCACTGCag tggcccTGATGGTGCTGACCCGCTCCCCAGTAATGCATGTGGGTCTGCGTGCTGAGCGCCGGCTGCACTGCCAGTTCTCCGTGGACCACAGGGGGGCGCAGCTGAGCGTAGCCTGGATACTGCAGCGGCGTGGGGAACGCTCCACCCTGTTCAGCTACGCGAGCCAGTCAGGGCTCACACAGGGCAGTGGGGTGGGGATGAAAGACCTGGTGGTAGGGgacgcctccctctccctcccactcaccAAAGTGACCAGCGAGGGCACCTATCAGTGCTCTGTGTCTGTGGCCCCCCTGCACGCCAACCTGGACATCACCTTGACCATCAGGG AGCCCCCCCGCGTGTCCCTGAACCTGGACTCCACCATCTCgctggtggagggtgaggatgtgaaggctgtgtgtgaggcGACGGGCTACTACCCCCTGGATGTGGACATGGAGTGGCTGAGGGAGTCCCAGGAGCAGGGCCTGATCCCTGAGAAGCTGCAGAATGTGCTGTACTCCAGCCACCGCCACCACCAGGAGGGAACGTACTCCCTCTCCGCCTTCTTCCTGCTTAAGGCCCGCCTCCAGGACTCAGGCAGCAAATACTTTTGCAGGGTGTCTCACAGCTCACTGCGCATGCCCGTCCGCAAGAGCTTCACTCTCACCGTTACCG AGCCAAGCAGCTGGTGGCCGGTGCTGTGCCTGTGTTTCATCCTGCTAGCGGTGgcgctgctgtgtgtgctgttacCCCACCTGCAGCTAT CTAAAGAGAAACACACGAAG aaACCCTACTGA
- the dhrs13b.2 gene encoding tapasin-related protein isoform X1 yields MSSIFNRLIYLFICAAITVGRSGKQVLWLPCQLVEEYVALSKDGHNETHFQYRDAGLQFGHVNDPPLNPQAITFLVTGSKVDLRVHVEGSSDQVQCELRRFIPEVPQVWAGPGARKNDLWFTCTLRHNDGLFTLISHLRHTPVTPPYSSTDRWSPIGDRDTLTTAVALMVLTRSPVMHVGLRAERRLHCQFSVDHRGAQLSVAWILQRRGERSTLFSYASQSGLTQGSGVGMKDLVVGDASLSLPLTKVTSEGTYQCSVSVAPLHANLDITLTIREPPRVSLNLDSTISLVEGEDVKAVCEATGYYPLDVDMEWLRESQEQGLIPEKLQNVLYSSHRHHQEGTYSLSAFFLLKARLQDSGSKYFCRVSHSSLRMPVRKSFTLTVTEPSSWWPVLCLCFILLAVALLCVLLPHLQLSKEKHTKVRHGMTGL; encoded by the exons ATGAGTTCAATCTTCAATCGTTTAATCTATTTGTTTATCTGTGCAG CGATCACAGTTGGGCGGTCTGGCAAGCAGGTGTTATGGTTGCCGTGTCAGTTGGTGGAGGAGTACGTTGCCTTGAGTAAGGATGGCCACAATGAAACTCACTTCCAGTACAGAGATGCTGGCCTGCAGTTTGGTCACGTTAATGACCCTCCCTTAAACCCCCAGGCCATCACCTTCTTAGTAACAG GTTCTAAGGTGGACCTACGAGTTCACGTGGAAGGGTCAAGTGACCAGGTGCAGTGTGAGCTCCGCAGGTTCATTCCTGAAGTGCCGCAGGTGTGGGCAGGACCAGGGGCCCGAAAGAATGACCTCTGGTTCACCTGCACCCTTCGCCATAACGACGGCCTCTTCACCCTCATCAGCCATCTtagacacacacctgtcacgCCCCCCTATTCTTCGACAGACCGCTGGTCACCCATAGGAGACAGAGATACACTCACCACTGCag tggcccTGATGGTGCTGACCCGCTCCCCAGTAATGCATGTGGGTCTGCGTGCTGAGCGCCGGCTGCACTGCCAGTTCTCCGTGGACCACAGGGGGGCGCAGCTGAGCGTAGCCTGGATACTGCAGCGGCGTGGGGAACGCTCCACCCTGTTCAGCTACGCGAGCCAGTCAGGGCTCACACAGGGCAGTGGGGTGGGGATGAAAGACCTGGTGGTAGGGgacgcctccctctccctcccactcaccAAAGTGACCAGCGAGGGCACCTATCAGTGCTCTGTGTCTGTGGCCCCCCTGCACGCCAACCTGGACATCACCTTGACCATCAGGG AGCCCCCCCGCGTGTCCCTGAACCTGGACTCCACCATCTCgctggtggagggtgaggatgtgaaggctgtgtgtgaggcGACGGGCTACTACCCCCTGGATGTGGACATGGAGTGGCTGAGGGAGTCCCAGGAGCAGGGCCTGATCCCTGAGAAGCTGCAGAATGTGCTGTACTCCAGCCACCGCCACCACCAGGAGGGAACGTACTCCCTCTCCGCCTTCTTCCTGCTTAAGGCCCGCCTCCAGGACTCAGGCAGCAAATACTTTTGCAGGGTGTCTCACAGCTCACTGCGCATGCCCGTCCGCAAGAGCTTCACTCTCACCGTTACCG AGCCAAGCAGCTGGTGGCCGGTGCTGTGCCTGTGTTTCATCCTGCTAGCGGTGgcgctgctgtgtgtgctgttacCCCACCTGCAGCTAT CTAAAGAGAAACACACGAAGGTAAGACACGGAATGACAGGGCTCTGA